GGGTGAAGTAAAACAGTAAATCGCCATCGATAGCTTCCAATTACTTCCCTATTGCCGGGTGTTGCACCGTGCTTAACCGTGGCGGTACACCACGAAGCCAGTGGATCGATTTTGCGTTTGCATACAAATCGACCGAATTTATGAAAACGTGTCGTAGCACGTTTCACTCCCCCTGGTTCACTCCCTTCCCCCGATTAACCGATACAGCCAGGTAACACCCTGCCGTGGTGCACGCACCAGGGCCAACAAACGGGTACGCAGGTTTAATCGCCTGGCAGGCGAAGAACCTTGCAACGACGCCGACGGCCACCTCCCGAGACAGTACGGTGCTGCATATTAAGTGCATATTCTGTGTGCAGTCCGCCCAAACAATGTCTGGTGTTTGCAAACGCCCGTTACAACACGCTGAAGATTTCAAAGTCGAAGAATCTCCACACGAATTATAGTCAAGTTTATGGACGGGTCCTTGATCTGCCGCGAGCTTCCGTAAGGTGGTGGGGGAATCGATTGCAATCGCAGATGTCGTTAACCTTATTGCTTAATCgaacaaacaaattaattttacCGCACGCACCCACCAAGCGTCCTTATCACAGCAATGCATGGGAAGTAAATTTGCCTTGCAGCTTGGAGCGCGCACTTTGGGATGCGTTACCGAGCATCGATcgtaaattaaattacaaCTCATGTTGCAATTAAACCACGGACACGTCTAATCgtaaaaaactttttgcggGATCTTCGGGGTGCGTAAGAGGGGTAGTGAAGAGCATATTAAGAGAGGTCGTGACTGGTGTCGAAATGATCGAGGTGCGCCAACTGCGTAACGATCGAGGTGCTACAATGCGATCTCCGACGTGCGGCAGTGCAAAGCCGCTTACTTTAGCCGCGACTTTTTGGGAGTATatagtcttttttttttttgttaaattagtTCATTCacttttgatattttatttaggtaaagcatttttataaggattttttgttttgttatttatattttttttaattcttaacaaatttcaaatattttgtagCAATTATGAGccattgttttattgttggAAAGACTTTTTTGATTGTAGAAAACAATTATAAATAGCATTCAAATTAGTTTTACTTTCCTGTAGCGTAAGATGCAAAACCGCGATATGCGAGGTACGGCATTTCTGTCGAGTAAATCAATAGACTTCAACAGCTGCTGTTAGGCGACGAACCCTTGCTGTGAGCAACCAGTTGCCTTCGCGGGTGCTTTACACATATTTCACTACATTTTAACGTTCTTCCTTTAATGTCCTtctgttttatgtttgtttgtactTTTACTCTTGTTTTACTCTTGTTCTATAAGTTTACTTTGAAACTAGTTTAAACCACTAATACCTAGTTTAACTTAAGCCCGCTATGAGCGATTAAACTTAAACTCCAATGCACTCTATTGCCTTCAACAACAGAAGTTTAAGGACAACGATCGAAACCATTGTATAAGGTGCCTCGTTTGGCTTCCGTTAGCTCTAATCCGTCCATCGGCTGTGTATTGTGCGTCACAAAAGACCGCCAAACGAGCAGTGAGCGCATACCCCGTAGCAACAAAACGCACCGCAAATTGACATAAAGCGGGTGACGGTAGCCAAAACCATCTTCCCCATCATGGGCACACCCGGCAAAACTTCCGCCTGGCCAACACAGGCTCGGTTCAAGTTCGTGGCTAGCATCTGCGCATTACATCGCTGGAATTGGTTTCGTTCGGATTTCGTTGGTTAAGTTCCCATTTATAGCCACATTTATCATCTGGCCGCCCGTGGTGTACGAACGCTCCCTCCGAACAATtcccgcaacagcagcatccaCGAAGGAGGTGGAAAGAGGAGCCCACTTTATCAACCCATTAGTGAAGAAATAAACAAGGCCAAACAAAAAGCTAAAGTAATGGTGGCTGACATGAGGTTGGTGCGCAATGAGGCATGGAGAAGAGTCTTTATAACgcgcacaacaaacaaacaactgcACATCATCTTAATGCGTATCTACTACTATCCAATCTCCGTGTCTCCGGGCCGGATCGTTGATGATAGGGTTTGGCTTCGTTCGGTGTGTAATTTGACATCATACGTCCTCCGGTGGCGGAAGAGTAAGAGCACGCTGCCTGCCGATAGTTTGCTTTGCAAGTGCACTTGCACGTACTGTTTCAGTGTGGCTTGagtatttctatttttacgATTATCATTCCCCattgaaatgtaaattaaattaaaccttGGTTTAAGAGAACTGATCGGAAAGGACTAAGCAGAGTAATCTTGATTTGTATCATTTCCTGCAATttcttaaataaaaacaatcgaaaatATTAATCACAATTTGTATCGCTTATAAGGGGGGTAATAAAAGAAGAGTTCGCACTTTTGCCAAAACCAAGCCCAAAGACCTTCCACGGGATTAtggctgtgtgttttgttttacaaccGATGTGGTCGTTTGTAAcatgttgtgttgtgtaagtAATGCTGTTCTATTCCCCTGTAGCCAGTAAGGTCAAGGTTAAGGTGGAGGCTCGAGAGCCTTCGAAAACATCGACCAGTGAGCTTCAGCACATGACATCACACTGTGCAGATCAGCCTAAATGACCTAAATCGGTACTAATTCCCATAGATGATTTCCTGTAGTGCCTTTTTCATTATAAACACAATCAGATAACTTCAGTCAGAGAGGATTATTTGTAGCTTTGTGAATAATGATATCCAACTCGTTGCCAATTTGAATGAATTCTTTTAAAAAGAAGGTACGGTCGATAAGagacttttttttagtttcaaaTGCGCCCAATTTATTACTGTAATTATTGTAGCTGATTGTTAAACTAGGTAAGGATCAAAACATTTCGTATTGCAAAGAATTTTaatggtttggtttgtttaccaagaaaacaaatggtttgtttggtttgaatttaattattttataaattgtTTACCATGAAAAAAACTCttctaaattaaaaaaaaaaccatttcgcTATTGTTTATCTATTtcgtaaaatttatttatcttgttaaataatttatttggcGATTTATTACTAACCATTTTCCAGATATTTTAAGATCATTACTAAAATTTATTGACAATGTCACAacatttttgtaaacaaacgattGAAAAATATGTAGAAATTGatcaattattaaaatcattcgGAGACATTCAAAAATCCTACAGAAACCATGTAACAAATGCATTTTTGAGCTGTCCGTTGGACTGTTCAATAGAAGCGCTGGCTCATCCTGACCGTTCCCACGCTGCTTGGACTAATTATTCGGCTAAGTGATTAATTCAATTCTACTAAGCTAGAATAACGCACTCATAACCAAGACGATCGTTATAATAGGCTAAGAAAAATAATCTAAATCGGATTCTATTTTGCTAATTTATACCCTTTACAAGTACTAGCCATTCCTGTACCATACGAACATGACAAGCGTCAACAAAAATGTTACGGTTTCGCTTAATTTCCTTTATCAAATGACTTAAATCGGCCTAGCACTGTGCGTATGGCAATTCAATTTGACGTTGAAACTCTTGGATTTGACAGATTTGAAACTGTCTCGATCCGGCATAGAGTTTTTCAATCATAATCATAGAATGTGCTCTATTTGAGATCTAATTGCTCATTCTATTTTCTCATTACAGAGACTCTGAGTGTCCCACGCTAGAAGGAGCGGACCATCTTTCACAGACGCAACTTCTGACGCGATTAACACACGTCTGTCGGTACGATCGGCTAGAGCGTCCCAAGCGAGGTAAGCTACAAACGCGACGATTCCATTATTGCAATAACATGCAAGTTAATCATTGAATGCTGCCCTTTTCCAGAATCCATCAACGGTACAAACGGCCCGGTAAAGGTGTACGCCCGTGCTTACATCTATTTTATGCAAAACTTAGAAGCACACGATTTGGTAAGCGATCAGCAAATGCGCCCTATTTCCGAATCCTATATTCTAACCCTATTCCACTCTTCCCACTGCCTACAGCAATTTAAGATACACGCACTGCTCCAGTTCCGCTACGTCGATCCGCGGCTGGTGTTCCGGGAGGTGGCACCGAACCGAACGAAACCGATCATGGGCGAACAGTCGCTGCGTGATCTGCTCTGGGTGCCGCACGTCTTCCTCGCGAACGAGCGCAGCTCCGACATACTGGGCACGGCCGAGAAGGACATCCTCACCTCGATCTCACCCGACGGTACGGTGATCGTATCGACGCGCATCAGCGCCACCCTGTACTGTTGGATGAATCTGCAGAAGTTCCCGTTCGACGAGCAGCACTGTTCCACCGTGCTGGAGAGTTGTACGTATCACGCGTCCATCGTTTGGAGAGTTGTGATCGTTTGAGATGGTCGGATTGATGAGCCTTTTATTCCTCACAGGGATGTACAATGAGGACGATTTGGTGCTACTCTGGGAGCACAAGTCCCCTGTAACGCTGGCCCCGGAGCTGCATCTTACGGAGTACGTGCTGCTGGAGATGTTTACCAACGAGACGGTTATCAATGCGGATCTGAGCGATCTTCGCCATGGTGCTTTCGGTAGGTCTGAATACTGATGACACTAACCTGATGAAGGACTAACGCTCCATTCTCGCGACACTTTCAGCTGGTAACTACAGCTCGCTCAGCTTCACCGTACATCTGGCGCGCGAGATGGGCTTCTACATGATGGATTACTTCATCCCCTCGATCATGTTGGTCGCTATCTCGTGGGTCACCTTCTGGCTGCAGGCGGATCAGTCTGCGCCCCGCATTACGCTCGGCACTAGCACCATGTTGACGTTTATTACGCTAGCTTCCGCCCAAGGCAAAACGCTCCCGAAGGTCAGCTACATTAAGGCGTCCGAGATCTGGTTCCTCGGCTGTACCGGGTTCATCTTTGGCAGTTTGGTTGAGTTCGCCTTCGTCAATACGATCTGGCGCCGGAAGCGCAACGTGGAGGTGAAGAAGGTTAACAGTAAGCACGTGCTCAAGCAGGCCATCACACCGCGGCCGGCGCGCAAGGACATGAGCGGACTGCACAAGTCACACTCCTGCACTTCGCTGGCCGACTCTGCCACGACCGTTTCGGCCAACTCCTTCAACAACTATCTAACCGTGCATGTAAGCATATAGATTAGTGCGTACTATTCCTTTTAAATACAATatgtttaaccttttttttatcttttttccaGTCCATCCCCCAAAAGAGCCCCAGCAGTGCCACCCTGCCCATCATCTCGACGACCGACGTCGACCGGGCAATGACGGAAGCCTC
This sequence is a window from Anopheles merus strain MAF chromosome 3R, AmerM5.1, whole genome shotgun sequence. Protein-coding genes within it:
- the LOC121596924 gene encoding pH-sensitive chloride channel 2, translating into MHSQGAAAYVFLQCLVALVAAVIAQSGADQPPTTVVEVTAHDSVSMTPPTPRSPLLNETELVELNQSGSTAVFVALPTNPPTVSVDSSSTSTVASTQEPTSTTERTMSPEEIQKLLLPPATVEADILHVNATDDNRPDAKSSGKDSECPTLEGADHLSQTQLLTRLTHVCRYDRLERPKRESINGTNGPVKVYARAYIYFMQNLEAHDLQFKIHALLQFRYVDPRLVFREVAPNRTKPIMGEQSLRDLLWVPHVFLANERSSDILGTAEKDILTSISPDGTVIVSTRISATLYCWMNLQKFPFDEQHCSTVLESWMYNEDDLVLLWEHKSPVTLAPELHLTEYVLLEMFTNETVINADLSDLRHGAFAGNYSSLSFTVHLAREMGFYMMDYFIPSIMLVAISWVTFWLQADQSAPRITLGTSTMLTFITLASAQGKTLPKVSYIKASEIWFLGCTGFIFGSLVEFAFVNTIWRRKRNVEVKKVNSKHVLKQAITPRPARKDMSGLHKSHSCTSLADSATTVSANSFNNYLTVHSIPQKSPSSATLPIISTTDVDRAMTEASNVTIQIEGQTSNVNGNGWTTMTPQEVAIWIDKRSRFVFPIAFVIFNIFYWTFVYYV